The following coding sequences are from one Kosakonia sp. H02 window:
- a CDS encoding YdbL family protein, whose amino-acid sequence MKKRVVTALLALSLASPLAQALTLDEARTQGRVGETLNGYIAPIRHDKETLALVERINKARTESYQQLADRNNIPVDDVANMAGQKLVERAKPGDYVQGINGKWFRKEK is encoded by the coding sequence ATGAAAAAACGAGTCGTAACCGCGCTGCTGGCACTGAGCCTGGCAAGCCCCCTCGCACAGGCGCTGACGTTGGATGAAGCCCGCACGCAGGGTCGCGTAGGGGAAACTTTAAACGGCTATATCGCGCCCATCCGTCACGATAAAGAGACCCTGGCGTTAGTCGAGCGCATCAACAAAGCGCGCACCGAAAGCTATCAGCAACTGGCGGATCGCAATAATATTCCGGTAGATGATGTTGCCAATATGGCAGGGCAGAAACTGGTTGAGCGCGCAAAGCCGGGTGATTATGTGCAGGGCATCAATGGCAAGTGGTTCAGGAAGGAGAAATAA
- a CDS encoding YnbE family lipoprotein, which produces MRTLKAVPGLFMATLLVACTPRIEVAAPKEPITINMNVKIEHEIHIKVDKDVETLLKSRSDLF; this is translated from the coding sequence ATGAGAACCCTGAAAGCCGTGCCAGGCCTGTTCATGGCGACCCTGCTTGTCGCCTGTACGCCGCGCATTGAAGTGGCGGCGCCGAAAGAGCCGATAACCATCAATATGAATGTGAAAATCGAGCATGAAATCCATATCAAAGTCGATAAAGATGTGGAAACCCTGCTGAAATCCCGTAGCGATCTGTTCTGA
- a CDS encoding YdbH family protein, protein MRGKYKAAIALLLLLILLPLTLLLTLAHWVPTLVGIWLPAGTRIAMSDSPRFTRHALHIPDLRYLVGDCPLAQLNNATLTHPSRWQLHIDSLDINTACFNTLSQKDASSTAPRTLAQWQALLPYSWVTVDRLTVSPWKTWEGKLSLALTPEIQELNYSGERVELNARLRGQALSVNRMALRLFDDQPPLTLGGEFTLPNVPGDVPVNGHMQSTLTVAQQPGVVDVDLDWRDNEGQLIVMSRDGGDPLLDLPWQATAQQLTISDGRWNWPYQGFPLSGRVGLKVENWQDGLENALISGRLNVLTQGDAGKGNAVLNIGPGRISTTNSAMPLQLTGEAKRGDLVLYAVLPAQLSGSVDDPHLVFTPGALLRSRGRVIDSLNIDEVRWPLAGVKLTQRGIDGRLQAILRAHENAMGDFVLHLDGQAQDFLPDDGLWRWRYWGDGHFTPMHARWDVAGRGEWRDNTITLADLSTGFDQLQYGAMQMSQPRLVLDKPVRWVRDENNPQFTGALTLDAGQTTFSGGSVLPASTLNFSVDGTEPTMFQFKGALSADTIGPVRVNGRWDGERLRGQAWWPQQSLTVFQPLIPPEWKMNLLDGSLYAQIAFSAAADQGFEAGGHGVLKSGSVWTPDNQIRGVDFVLPFRYRDATWQLGTRRPVSLRISEVVNQVTAKNITADLQGAWPWSEENPLTLSDVSIDVLGGQVTMQQLRLPQHAPALLRLKHIEASEVISAVNPKQFALSGPFDGALPLWLDNPQWIIKDGWLHNPGAMTLRIDKDTADAVVKDHMAAGAAINWLRYMEISRSWTKIDLDNLGLLKMKATITGTSFVDGKSSTVNLNYTHQENVFTLWRSLRFGDNLQSWLEQHAALPEARCAKGKSCEDKQ, encoded by the coding sequence ATGAGGGGTAAATACAAAGCCGCCATCGCACTGCTGTTATTGCTCATTCTGCTGCCGCTTACGCTGCTGCTGACCCTTGCGCACTGGGTGCCAACGCTGGTTGGCATCTGGTTACCGGCGGGCACGCGCATCGCGATGAGCGACAGCCCGCGTTTCACGCGCCATGCGCTGCATATTCCCGATCTGCGCTACCTCGTTGGCGACTGTCCACTGGCGCAGCTTAACAATGCCACCCTGACGCACCCCAGCCGCTGGCAGCTTCATATTGATTCGCTGGATATTAACACCGCCTGTTTCAACACCCTTTCGCAAAAAGACGCATCCTCCACCGCACCGCGCACCCTCGCGCAATGGCAGGCGCTGCTACCCTATAGCTGGGTAACCGTCGATCGCTTAACGGTTTCGCCGTGGAAAACATGGGAAGGCAAGCTGTCGCTGGCGTTGACGCCAGAAATTCAGGAGCTGAATTACAGCGGTGAACGGGTCGAGCTGAACGCGCGGTTGCGCGGCCAGGCACTGAGTGTGAATCGCATGGCGCTGCGGCTGTTTGATGACCAACCACCCCTCACGCTCGGCGGTGAATTTACTTTGCCCAACGTGCCGGGCGACGTGCCGGTTAACGGACATATGCAGAGCACGTTAACCGTGGCGCAGCAGCCAGGCGTTGTGGATGTCGATCTCGACTGGCGCGACAACGAAGGGCAGTTAATTGTGATGTCGCGCGACGGGGGCGATCCGCTGCTGGATCTCCCCTGGCAGGCAACCGCGCAGCAGTTAACCATCAGCGACGGGCGCTGGAACTGGCCTTATCAGGGCTTCCCGTTAAGCGGCCGTGTGGGTTTGAAAGTAGAAAACTGGCAGGACGGGCTGGAAAACGCGCTGATCAGCGGGCGTTTAAATGTGTTGACGCAGGGCGATGCGGGCAAAGGCAACGCGGTACTTAACATTGGGCCGGGGCGCATCAGCACGACCAATAGCGCCATGCCACTCCAGCTTACCGGCGAAGCAAAGCGGGGCGATCTGGTGTTGTATGCCGTGTTACCGGCGCAACTGAGCGGCAGCGTCGACGATCCGCACCTGGTCTTTACCCCCGGAGCACTGTTGCGCTCGCGCGGAAGAGTGATCGACTCGCTGAATATTGATGAAGTGCGCTGGCCACTGGCGGGCGTTAAATTGACGCAACGCGGAATCGACGGGCGTTTGCAGGCTATTTTGCGTGCCCATGAAAACGCGATGGGCGATTTTGTTCTGCATCTTGATGGCCAGGCGCAAGATTTTCTGCCCGATGATGGCCTGTGGCGCTGGCGTTACTGGGGCGATGGTCATTTCACACCGATGCATGCGCGCTGGGATGTCGCCGGGCGTGGCGAGTGGCGCGATAACACGATCACCCTGGCCGATCTGTCGACCGGTTTTGATCAGTTGCAGTACGGTGCCATGCAAATGAGCCAGCCTCGTCTGGTGCTCGATAAGCCGGTGCGCTGGGTTCGCGATGAGAACAATCCACAATTTACCGGTGCGTTGACGCTCGATGCCGGGCAAACCACTTTTAGCGGCGGCAGCGTCTTGCCCGCCTCGACATTGAATTTTAGCGTCGACGGCACAGAACCAACGATGTTTCAGTTTAAAGGCGCCCTTAGCGCCGATACGATTGGCCCGGTACGGGTGAATGGCCGCTGGGATGGCGAGCGCCTGCGTGGCCAGGCGTGGTGGCCGCAACAGTCGTTAACGGTGTTCCAGCCGCTGATCCCGCCGGAGTGGAAAATGAATCTGCTTGACGGTTCGCTGTATGCACAGATTGCCTTCTCGGCGGCGGCGGATCAGGGCTTTGAAGCGGGCGGGCATGGCGTACTGAAAAGCGGCAGCGTCTGGACGCCGGACAACCAGATCCGCGGCGTGGATTTCGTGCTGCCATTTCGCTACCGCGACGCCACCTGGCAACTGGGAACCCGACGCCCGGTATCGCTGCGCATCAGCGAGGTGGTTAACCAGGTGACGGCGAAAAACATCACGGCAGATTTGCAAGGCGCCTGGCCGTGGAGTGAAGAGAACCCGCTTACCTTAAGTGATGTCAGTATTGATGTGCTGGGCGGTCAGGTCACCATGCAGCAGTTGCGCCTGCCGCAGCACGCCCCGGCGTTACTGCGTCTCAAGCATATTGAAGCCAGTGAAGTGATAAGCGCGGTGAACCCGAAGCAGTTTGCCCTCTCCGGGCCGTTTGACGGCGCGCTGCCGCTGTGGCTGGATAACCCGCAGTGGATCATCAAAGATGGCTGGCTCCATAACCCCGGCGCGATGACGCTGCGGATTGATAAAGATACGGCGGATGCGGTGGTGAAAGATCATATGGCCGCAGGCGCGGCGATTAACTGGCTACGTTATATGGAAATTTCCCGCTCGTGGACGAAGATTGATTTGGATAACCTTGGCCTGTTAAAGATGAAGGCCACTATTACCGGCACCAGTTTTGTGGACGGTAAAAGCAGTACCGTTAATCTGAACTATACCCATCAGGAGAACGTGTTCACTTTGTGGCGCAGTTTACGTTTTGGCGACAATTTGCAGTCATGGCTTGAGCAACATGCGGCGCTTCCCGAAGCCCGCTGTGCAAAGGGCAAGTCGTGTGAGGATAAACAATGA
- a CDS encoding 2-hydroxyacid dehydrogenase, whose product MKLAIYSTKQYDKKYLQQVNEHYGYDLEFFDFLLTERTAKTANGCEGVCIFVNDDGSRPVLEELKKLGVKFIALRCAGFNNVDLDAAKELGLRVVRVPAYSPEAVAEHAIGMMMTLNRRIHRAYQRTRDANFSLEGLTGFTMFGKTAGVIGTGKIGIAALRILKGFGMRLLAFDPYPSAAALELGVEYVDLDTLFSQADVISLHCPLTPENFHLLNRSAFEKMKDGVMIINTSRGGLIDSQAAIEALKTQKIGALGMDVYENERDLFFEDKSNDVIQDDVFRRLSACHNVLFTGHQAFLTAEALTSISETTLENLRQLRDGETCPNALA is encoded by the coding sequence ATGAAACTCGCGATATACAGCACAAAGCAATACGATAAAAAGTATTTGCAGCAGGTAAACGAGCATTACGGCTATGATCTTGAATTTTTCGACTTTCTGTTAACCGAGAGAACCGCGAAGACCGCCAACGGCTGTGAAGGTGTTTGTATCTTCGTAAACGACGACGGTAGCCGCCCGGTGCTGGAAGAACTGAAGAAGCTCGGTGTGAAGTTTATCGCTCTGCGCTGCGCCGGTTTTAATAACGTGGATCTGGATGCGGCAAAAGAGCTGGGGCTGCGCGTAGTGCGTGTTCCGGCCTATTCTCCTGAAGCGGTGGCGGAACATGCCATCGGCATGATGATGACGCTGAACCGTCGTATTCATCGCGCTTACCAGCGCACCCGCGATGCCAACTTCTCCCTTGAAGGGCTGACCGGCTTCACGATGTTCGGCAAAACCGCCGGTGTGATTGGCACCGGTAAAATCGGCATTGCCGCCCTGCGTATTTTGAAAGGGTTTGGTATGCGTCTGCTGGCGTTCGATCCCTATCCGAGCGCGGCGGCACTGGAGCTGGGCGTCGAGTATGTCGATCTGGATACGCTCTTTTCACAGGCCGATGTTATTTCCCTGCACTGCCCGCTGACGCCGGAAAACTTCCACCTCCTCAATCGCAGCGCGTTTGAAAAGATGAAAGATGGCGTGATGATAATCAACACCAGCCGGGGTGGCTTGATTGATTCCCAGGCCGCTATTGAAGCGCTGAAAACGCAGAAAATCGGCGCACTGGGGATGGATGTGTATGAAAACGAACGCGATCTGTTCTTTGAAGATAAATCTAACGATGTGATTCAGGATGATGTGTTCCGCCGTCTGTCGGCCTGCCATAACGTGCTGTTTACCGGCCATCAGGCATTCCTGACCGCCGAGGCGTTAACCAGCATTTCCGAAACCACGCTGGAAAACTTGCGTCAGCTGCGCGACGGCGAAACCTGCCCGAATGCGCTGGCCTGA
- the hslJ gene encoding heat shock protein HslJ encodes MKKIITLVALSVVLAGCVSSRTVLLKPEQLENQRFVLTTVNGQAITPGEQAPEIRFDKDMRVSGKMCNGFTGQGKLSDGALTVKHLAMTMMMCPDPKRNELDHTINAMLSEGAQVDLTDNQLTLATASQTLIYTRAANAQ; translated from the coding sequence ATGAAGAAGATTATCACTTTGGTTGCATTGAGCGTGGTTCTTGCCGGCTGCGTCAGTTCCCGCACCGTATTGCTCAAACCGGAACAACTGGAGAACCAGCGTTTTGTGTTGACCACGGTAAACGGCCAGGCCATCACGCCAGGCGAACAGGCACCCGAAATCCGCTTTGATAAAGATATGCGCGTCTCGGGCAAAATGTGTAACGGCTTTACCGGCCAGGGCAAGCTGTCTGACGGTGCATTAACCGTAAAACACCTGGCGATGACCATGATGATGTGTCCCGACCCGAAGCGTAACGAACTGGATCACACCATTAATGCGATGCTCAGTGAAGGGGCGCAGGTTGACCTGACCGACAATCAACTGACGCTGGCGACAGCATCGCAAACACTGATTTATACCCGCGCAGCGAACGCTCAGTAA
- a CDS encoding DUF333 domain-containing protein, which produces MRSAFWVGCAALLLSACSNEPVQQATAAHVAPGLKAAMSNGGQANCAMIGGSASVARQLDGSIVGMCALPNGKRCSEQSLATGSCGSY; this is translated from the coding sequence ATGCGTTCAGCGTTTTGGGTAGGGTGTGCCGCGTTATTGCTGTCGGCATGCAGTAATGAACCCGTTCAGCAGGCGACCGCCGCGCACGTTGCGCCGGGGTTAAAAGCCGCGATGTCGAATGGTGGGCAGGCAAATTGCGCCATGATTGGTGGTTCGGCGTCGGTCGCGCGTCAGCTTGATGGTTCGATAGTGGGGATGTGCGCCTTACCCAATGGCAAGCGGTGCAGTGAGCAGTCGCTTGCCACTGGAAGCTGCGGCAGTTACTGA